One region of Microbacterium rhizosphaerae genomic DNA includes:
- a CDS encoding vWA domain-containing protein: MVRGFHRVPQHTSRYGRYSGGDPLEPPVPVQAALEAIGAEVMSGTSAERAMREYLRRGDRDREGLDDLARRVRERRSELLRRHRLDGTLEEIRKLLDHAVLEERKRLATDVAMDEDARAFAEMRMENLPPSTAAAVNDLADYEWQSPSARADYERIKELLGRELLDQRFAGMKNALENATDEDRQAVRDMLNDLNDLLEKRRLGEDTQEDFDEFMRRHGDQFPENPQNLDELLDTLAERSAAAQRMLNSMTPEQRAELMNLAAQAFGSPELMQGLSRLDDNLRSLRPGEDWTGSASFSGDEPTGLGEATGVMQDLSDLDSLSDQLSQFSPGARMDDIDLDALARLVGEDAAVSARALRDLEQELKDTGMLQRASDGALRLTPRAMRQLGRALLRDIATHQSGRAGQRETRQAGAAGDRTGATREWAFGDTEPWDIPRTVSNAVLRTVADGGDASAGVHLDTRDVEVVETEQRTTAAVALLVDTSFSMAMDGRWVPMKRTALALHHLISSRFRGDKLQLIAFSRYAEVMDIEQLTARDAVWDKGTNLHHALLLAQRHFRRNPAAQPVLLVVTDGEPTAHLESDGRVAFAYPPDPRTVAITVHELDNVQRLGTQTTFFRLGDDPGLARFMDALAQRAHGQVVAPELDELGRAVVDSYLGSRQPWRGSPEDFGDLLRGRSWWW; encoded by the coding sequence ATGGTGCGCGGCTTCCACCGTGTGCCGCAGCACACCTCGCGCTACGGCAGATACTCGGGCGGCGATCCGCTCGAGCCGCCCGTTCCGGTGCAGGCCGCGCTCGAGGCGATCGGCGCCGAGGTGATGTCGGGAACCTCGGCGGAGCGCGCGATGCGCGAGTACCTCCGCCGCGGCGACCGCGATCGCGAGGGACTCGACGACCTCGCCCGGCGGGTGCGCGAGCGGCGCTCGGAGCTGCTGCGGCGACACCGCCTCGACGGCACGCTGGAGGAGATCCGCAAGCTCCTCGACCACGCGGTGCTCGAGGAGCGCAAGCGCCTCGCGACCGACGTCGCGATGGACGAGGACGCCCGCGCGTTCGCCGAGATGCGCATGGAGAACCTTCCGCCGAGCACGGCCGCCGCCGTCAACGACCTCGCCGACTACGAGTGGCAGAGCCCGTCGGCGCGTGCCGACTACGAGCGCATCAAGGAGCTGCTCGGCCGCGAGCTGCTGGACCAGCGGTTCGCAGGCATGAAGAATGCCCTCGAGAACGCGACGGATGAGGACCGCCAGGCCGTTCGCGACATGCTGAACGACCTGAACGACCTGCTCGAGAAGCGCCGCCTGGGGGAGGACACGCAGGAGGACTTCGACGAGTTCATGCGCCGGCACGGGGACCAGTTCCCGGAGAATCCGCAGAACCTCGACGAGCTGCTGGACACCCTCGCAGAGCGTTCAGCGGCCGCGCAGCGGATGCTGAACTCGATGACGCCCGAGCAGCGCGCGGAGCTCATGAACCTCGCGGCTCAGGCCTTCGGCTCCCCGGAGCTCATGCAGGGGCTCTCGCGGCTGGACGACAACCTGCGCTCGCTGCGGCCCGGCGAGGACTGGACGGGCTCGGCATCCTTCTCCGGCGATGAGCCGACCGGTCTCGGCGAGGCGACCGGCGTCATGCAGGACCTCTCCGACCTCGACTCGCTGAGCGACCAGCTGAGCCAGTTCTCTCCCGGCGCGCGCATGGACGACATCGACCTCGATGCGCTCGCGCGGCTCGTCGGCGAGGATGCGGCTGTCAGCGCCCGCGCCCTGCGCGACCTCGAGCAGGAGCTGAAGGACACCGGGATGCTGCAGCGGGCCTCGGACGGCGCGCTCCGGCTCACCCCGCGCGCGATGCGCCAGCTCGGCCGCGCCCTGCTGCGCGACATCGCGACGCACCAGTCGGGGCGCGCCGGCCAGCGCGAGACGCGTCAGGCGGGAGCGGCGGGCGATCGCACCGGCGCGACGCGGGAATGGGCCTTCGGCGACACCGAGCCGTGGGACATCCCGCGCACGGTGTCGAACGCCGTGCTGCGCACGGTCGCCGACGGGGGAGACGCATCCGCCGGGGTGCACCTGGACACGCGCGACGTCGAGGTCGTGGAGACCGAGCAGCGCACGACGGCCGCCGTCGCCCTGCTCGTCGACACGTCGTTCTCGATGGCGATGGACGGCCGCTGGGTGCCCATGAAGCGCACGGCGCTCGCGTTGCACCACCTCATCTCGAGCCGCTTCCGCGGCGACAAGCTGCAGCTCATCGCGTTCTCCCGCTACGCCGAAGTGATGGACATCGAGCAGCTGACGGCGAGGGATGCCGTGTGGGACAAGGGCACGAACCTCCACCATGCGCTGCTGCTGGCCCAGCGGCACTTCCGGCGCAATCCCGCCGCCCAGCCCGTGCTGCTCGTCGTCACCGACGGCGAGCCGACGGCGCACCTCGAGTCGGACGGCCGTGTGGCGTTCGCGTACCCGCCGGATCCCCGCACAGTCGCCATCACGGTGCACGAGCTCGACAACGTGCAGCGGCTGGGAACGCAGACGACGTTCTTCCGGCTCGGCGACGACCCCGGTCTCGCGCGGTTCATGGATGCCCTCGCCCAACGTGCGCACGGTCAGGTCGTGGCGCCCGAGCTCGATGAACTGGGCCGGGCCGTCGTCGACAGCTACCTCGGCTCGCGGCAGCCCTGGCGCGGCTCGCCCGAGGACTTCGGCGACCTGCTGCGCGGCCGCTCATGGTGGTGGTGA
- a CDS encoding sigma 54-interacting transcriptional regulator has protein sequence MTTPPPAITTTGQLRASGHTHRPLRVELRENLLAALAEGSDPWPGIHGFDTTVIPQLERALLAGHDIVLLGERGQGKTRLLRSLVGLLDDWSPVIEGSELGEHPFHPITPASLRRAAELGDDLPVAWRHRTERYAEKLATPDTSVADLIGDVDPIRVAEGRSLGDPETIHYGLVPRSHRGIVAINELPDLAERIQVSLLNVMEERDIQIRGYILRLDLDVLIVATANPEDYTNRGRIITPLQDRFGAEIRTHYPQTIDEEIAVIRQEADLVAQVPDHLLEILARFTRNLRESDAVDQRAGVSARFAIAGAETIAAAALHRATRQHEQVAVARPVDLETAVDVLGGKIEFETGEEGRERAILEHLLRTAVAETARAHLAGLDTRILVEAVRDGATVMTGEQVPAADVLEAMPVLGESDLYDKVAERLDAGTPGERAGALELLLEALYLDRRIGKDSAAGETVYG, from the coding sequence ATGACAACGCCGCCTCCCGCGATCACCACGACCGGACAGTTGCGTGCGTCGGGGCACACGCATCGTCCCCTGCGCGTCGAACTCCGCGAGAACCTCCTCGCCGCGCTCGCGGAGGGAAGCGACCCGTGGCCCGGCATCCACGGCTTCGACACGACCGTCATCCCGCAGCTCGAGCGCGCTCTGCTGGCCGGCCACGACATCGTCCTGCTCGGTGAGCGCGGGCAGGGCAAGACCCGCCTGCTGCGCAGTCTCGTCGGCCTCCTCGACGACTGGTCGCCGGTCATCGAGGGCTCCGAGCTCGGCGAGCATCCCTTCCACCCGATCACCCCCGCGTCGCTGCGCCGCGCCGCCGAGCTCGGCGACGACCTGCCGGTCGCGTGGCGCCACCGCACCGAGCGGTACGCCGAGAAGCTGGCGACGCCGGACACCTCGGTCGCCGACCTCATCGGCGATGTCGACCCGATCCGGGTCGCGGAGGGTCGGTCGCTCGGCGATCCCGAGACGATCCACTACGGGCTCGTGCCGCGCAGCCACCGTGGCATCGTCGCGATCAACGAACTGCCCGACCTGGCCGAGCGCATCCAGGTGTCGCTCCTGAACGTCATGGAGGAGCGGGACATCCAGATCCGGGGCTACATCCTGCGGCTGGACCTCGACGTCCTCATCGTCGCCACGGCGAACCCGGAGGACTACACGAACCGCGGTCGCATCATCACGCCGCTGCAGGACCGGTTCGGTGCCGAGATCCGCACCCACTACCCCCAGACGATCGACGAGGAGATCGCCGTCATCCGCCAGGAGGCCGACCTCGTGGCCCAGGTGCCGGATCACCTGCTCGAGATCCTGGCGCGCTTCACGCGCAACCTCCGCGAATCGGATGCCGTCGACCAGCGCGCGGGAGTCTCGGCCCGCTTCGCGATCGCCGGCGCCGAGACGATCGCCGCAGCCGCCCTGCACCGCGCGACACGACAGCACGAGCAGGTCGCGGTCGCCCGTCCGGTCGACCTCGAGACCGCCGTCGACGTGCTCGGCGGCAAGATCGAGTTCGAGACCGGCGAGGAGGGGCGTGAGCGCGCCATCCTGGAGCACCTCCTGCGGACCGCCGTCGCGGAGACGGCGCGGGCGCACCTGGCGGGGCTCGACACGCGGATCCTCGTCGAGGCCGTCCGCGACGGCGCCACGGTGATGACGGGCGAGCAGGTGCCCGCGGCCGATGTGCTCGAGGCGATGCCGGTGCTCGGCGAGTCAGACCTGTACGACAAGGTCGCCGAGCGGCTCGATGCCGGCACGCCGGGCGAGCGTGCGGGCGCTCTCGAGCTGCTGCTCGAGGCCCTGTACCTCGACCGCCGGATCGGCAAGGACAGCGCAGCGGGGGAGACGGTCTATGGATGA
- a CDS encoding enolase C-terminal domain-like protein, with product MKIVSVDVLLSDEPATQPAFAWRRGLPGSDPARTMGWLVLTTDEGIRGYAPCPRGLILTDLVDRRLRDELTGQDPLRREWLWHRMWELDRIEYFPAYVHGLVDDALWDIAGKAAGEPVHRLIGSFRDSIPAYASTVTYSSIEEYLDVADQCLDLGYSAIKLHAWGDAREDVRLITALREHVGDDVPLMYDGSAGFDLMDAIHVGRALSDASYLWYEEPMREFSVTAYTQLAERVDVPLLVAEVSAGAHMNTADFIASGCASAVRTGSVLRGGITGSLRIAHLADSFHLRAEVHGMGQPNIHLCMSIPNTTYFESLVTSNPVTRGPEVDAFGRVSAPTAPGLGYEELWGADCPPSS from the coding sequence ATGAAGATCGTCTCCGTCGACGTCCTCCTCTCCGACGAGCCGGCCACCCAGCCCGCCTTCGCGTGGCGGCGCGGCCTGCCCGGGTCGGATCCCGCCCGCACCATGGGCTGGCTCGTGCTCACCACCGATGAGGGGATCCGCGGCTATGCGCCGTGCCCGCGGGGACTCATCCTCACCGACCTCGTGGACCGTCGCCTCCGCGACGAACTGACCGGCCAGGACCCGCTGCGACGGGAGTGGCTGTGGCACCGGATGTGGGAGCTGGACAGGATCGAGTACTTCCCCGCATACGTGCACGGGCTCGTCGACGACGCCCTGTGGGACATCGCCGGCAAGGCTGCCGGAGAGCCGGTCCATCGGCTGATCGGATCGTTCCGCGATTCGATCCCGGCGTACGCCTCGACGGTGACGTACTCGAGCATCGAGGAGTACCTCGACGTCGCGGATCAGTGCCTGGATCTCGGCTACAGCGCGATCAAGCTGCACGCGTGGGGCGATGCTCGCGAGGACGTACGGCTCATCACCGCGCTGCGGGAGCACGTCGGCGACGACGTCCCCCTCATGTACGACGGATCAGCGGGATTCGACCTGATGGACGCCATCCATGTCGGCCGCGCGCTGAGCGACGCCTCCTACCTCTGGTACGAGGAGCCCATGCGCGAATTCAGCGTGACGGCGTACACGCAGCTGGCCGAGCGCGTGGACGTGCCGCTCCTCGTCGCGGAGGTGAGCGCGGGCGCCCACATGAACACGGCGGACTTCATCGCGTCCGGATGCGCGTCCGCCGTCCGGACGGGCTCCGTGCTGCGCGGCGGCATCACCGGGTCGCTGCGGATCGCCCATCTCGCCGATTCGTTCCACCTGAGGGCCGAGGTGCACGGCATGGGCCAGCCCAACATCCACCTGTGCATGTCCATCCCCAACACGACCTACTTCGAGAGCCTCGTCACGTCCAACCCGGTGACCCGCGGACCCGAGGTCGATGCGTTCGGACGCGTCTCCGCTCCGACGGCCCCCGGCCTCGGGTACGAGGAGCTGTGGGGCGCCGACTGCCCGCCGAGCTCATGA
- a CDS encoding Gfo/Idh/MocA family protein produces the protein MTTPVGIVGFGIRALMAEELAQTPDVEIRAICDPSPTARDRARAQFPDAFVTDSLDDLIGSGIAAVFVLAPDDTHAAITIACLEAGLAVFCEKPMAICIEDADAMLETARRTGSRLYVGHNMRHMAFTRAMRDIIRSGRIGEVKSIWVRHFVGNGGDYYFKDWHAERRHSTSLLLQKGAHDIDIIHWLADGYTERVAGMGGLTVYGDHGERGTPDGEMMTDWISESNWPPSTMTGINPRVDVEDLSLVTMQLDNGVLATYQQCHYSPDYWRNYTVIGTRGRLENVGDTVDAVINVWTTRRGGYAAPDEVVRVPNEVGSHGGADPKLIGEFLRFVRHGGTTETSPIAARQAIATGVLATDSMRSDQGGRTVPPLTAGVVEYFDLGQPGSTTPVLARAEPALSEG, from the coding sequence ATGACCACCCCTGTCGGAATCGTCGGGTTCGGGATCAGAGCCCTCATGGCCGAGGAGCTCGCACAGACCCCGGATGTCGAGATCCGTGCGATCTGCGACCCGTCTCCCACCGCCCGTGACCGCGCTCGTGCGCAATTCCCCGACGCATTCGTGACCGACTCCCTCGACGACCTGATCGGCTCCGGCATCGCCGCCGTCTTCGTCCTCGCACCCGACGACACGCACGCCGCGATCACCATCGCCTGCCTCGAGGCCGGATTGGCGGTGTTCTGCGAGAAGCCGATGGCGATCTGCATCGAGGATGCCGACGCGATGCTGGAGACGGCCCGGCGAACGGGATCCCGGCTGTACGTCGGGCACAACATGCGACACATGGCCTTCACCCGCGCGATGCGCGACATCATCCGATCCGGACGGATCGGGGAGGTGAAGTCGATCTGGGTGCGCCACTTCGTCGGCAATGGGGGCGACTACTACTTCAAGGACTGGCACGCCGAGCGCCGTCATTCCACCAGCCTGCTGCTGCAGAAGGGCGCCCACGACATCGACATCATCCACTGGCTCGCGGACGGGTACACCGAACGCGTCGCCGGGATGGGGGGACTCACCGTCTACGGCGACCACGGCGAACGCGGAACGCCGGACGGTGAGATGATGACCGACTGGATCAGCGAGTCGAACTGGCCGCCCAGCACGATGACCGGCATCAACCCGCGGGTCGACGTCGAAGACCTCTCTCTGGTCACGATGCAACTGGACAACGGTGTGCTCGCGACCTACCAGCAGTGCCACTACTCGCCCGACTACTGGCGCAACTACACCGTCATCGGGACGAGAGGGCGTCTGGAGAACGTGGGCGACACCGTCGATGCCGTCATCAACGTGTGGACCACCCGGCGCGGGGGCTACGCCGCGCCGGACGAGGTCGTCCGCGTCCCGAACGAAGTCGGCTCGCACGGAGGAGCCGACCCCAAGCTGATCGGCGAGTTCCTCCGATTCGTCCGACACGGAGGAACGACCGAGACGTCTCCGATCGCCGCCCGTCAGGCGATCGCGACAGGTGTGCTCGCGACTGATTCGATGCGCTCCGACCAGGGAGGACGGACGGTGCCGCCGCTGACTGCCGGCGTGGTCGAGTACTTCGACCTCGGGCAGCCCGGGTCCACGACGCCGGTGCTCGCTCGCGCGGAACCGGCGCTCTCCGAAGGATGA
- a CDS encoding carbohydrate ABC transporter permease, whose amino-acid sequence MSITLARSSGRKRQSRRLWLVYTLLIAGAVLMIFPFIWEILTSFKTLSVAASVPPQVLPLPPTTRAYDKVLNTIPFWHLLGNSVLLTVIRTIGQVALCTMAGYGFARFTFPGKNILFIGFLAILMVPGQLFILPQYEIIQHLGMLNTIFGIALPGLFSVFGTFLLRQFFQSLPIDMEEAARLDGANEWQIFWHVMLPLAKPGIIALIVLTSLWSWNDFLWPLVVASDENSMPLSVGLTLLTDLRLKDDPLLMAGALLASLPMIVVFLVLQRQFIKGIAFSGVKG is encoded by the coding sequence ATGAGCATCACGCTCGCGCGATCGAGCGGTCGGAAGCGTCAATCGCGTCGTCTGTGGCTCGTCTACACGCTGCTCATCGCGGGCGCCGTCCTGATGATCTTCCCGTTCATCTGGGAGATCCTGACCTCGTTCAAGACGCTCTCGGTCGCGGCATCCGTCCCGCCCCAGGTGCTGCCGCTGCCGCCGACGACGCGGGCATACGACAAGGTGCTCAACACCATCCCGTTCTGGCACCTCCTCGGCAACTCGGTCCTGCTGACCGTGATCCGAACGATCGGACAGGTCGCGCTGTGCACGATGGCCGGCTACGGCTTCGCCCGATTCACCTTCCCGGGCAAGAACATCCTCTTCATCGGATTCCTCGCCATCCTGATGGTGCCCGGGCAGCTGTTCATCCTTCCGCAGTACGAGATCATCCAGCACCTCGGAATGCTGAACACGATCTTCGGAATCGCCCTGCCCGGGCTGTTCAGCGTCTTCGGAACCTTCCTGCTGCGGCAGTTCTTCCAATCCCTTCCGATCGACATGGAAGAAGCCGCCCGCCTCGACGGCGCCAATGAGTGGCAGATCTTCTGGCATGTGATGCTTCCCCTGGCCAAGCCCGGCATCATCGCCCTCATCGTTCTGACCTCCCTCTGGTCGTGGAACGACTTCCTGTGGCCGCTCGTCGTCGCCAGCGACGAGAACTCCATGCCGCTCAGCGTCGGACTGACGCTGCTGACCGACCTGCGCCTCAAGGACGACCCCCTTCTCATGGCCGGAGCCCTGCTCGCGTCTCTGCCGATGATCGTCGTCTTCCTCGTCCTGCAACGCCAATTCATCAAGGGCATCGCCTTCTCCGGCGTCAAGGGTTAG
- a CDS encoding carbohydrate ABC transporter permease, whose product MTVLEQEISTTRGRTIPGAPTRRRRNRKSNWWALLFIGPAFVGLAAFYFWPIVRGIEMAFEKVGAFGGSSWVGLDNFVTVFTQPELGGALLNTLLYAGIALLGIPIALVIAALLNTAGLRFRGTFRVIYFLPVVTMPVAVSLVWRLLLNVDNGIINTVLRGIGLPGVAWLSTPVVNVVVVALVGIWMGLGTQIIIFIAGLQGVPESLYEAAELDGAGPVRRFLSITVPLISPTTFLLCVLSVIASMQVFDLIYLMIDPATNPAYPASRSMVSLFFEKGFMTHDQGYAAAIACVLLVIILILSAIQFGLQKKWVHYE is encoded by the coding sequence GTGACCGTCCTCGAACAAGAGATCTCCACCACGCGTGGGCGCACCATTCCCGGTGCGCCCACGCGGCGGAGACGCAACCGCAAGTCCAACTGGTGGGCGCTGCTGTTCATCGGGCCGGCCTTCGTCGGGCTGGCAGCGTTCTATTTCTGGCCGATCGTTCGCGGAATCGAGATGGCCTTCGAGAAGGTGGGCGCGTTCGGCGGAAGCAGCTGGGTGGGGCTCGACAACTTCGTGACCGTCTTCACCCAGCCCGAACTGGGTGGCGCGTTGCTGAACACGCTGCTCTATGCGGGGATCGCCCTGCTCGGCATCCCGATCGCACTGGTGATCGCGGCGCTGCTGAACACGGCCGGTCTCCGATTCCGCGGCACGTTCCGCGTGATCTACTTCCTGCCCGTCGTGACGATGCCGGTCGCCGTGTCGCTGGTGTGGCGCCTCCTCCTCAACGTCGACAACGGGATCATCAACACCGTGCTTCGCGGGATCGGTCTGCCCGGAGTCGCCTGGCTGTCGACGCCCGTGGTGAACGTCGTCGTCGTCGCTCTCGTCGGAATCTGGATGGGGCTGGGCACGCAGATCATCATCTTCATCGCCGGCCTCCAAGGCGTGCCCGAGTCCTTGTACGAGGCCGCGGAGCTCGATGGCGCCGGGCCGGTACGGAGGTTCCTCTCCATCACCGTGCCGCTGATCTCTCCGACGACGTTCCTGTTGTGCGTTCTGAGCGTCATCGCGTCGATGCAGGTCTTCGACCTGATCTACCTCATGATCGATCCGGCGACCAACCCGGCCTATCCGGCCTCGAGGAGCATGGTCTCGCTCTTCTTCGAGAAGGGCTTCATGACTCACGATCAGGGCTATGCCGCCGCCATCGCGTGTGTCCTGCTCGTCATCATCCTGATCCTGAGCGCCATCCAGTTCGGGCTGCAGAAGAAGTGGGTGCACTATGAGTGA
- a CDS encoding ABC transporter substrate-binding protein, translating to MPHRFVVATSVAAAAAVALSACSASSSAADGGLSKGPVTLNYAIWDQNQQPALKKAADEFTKSNPNVKVDIVVVPAKDYWTKLQTQLTAGAGPDVFWLNGPNFQLYASNNQLAPLDDAVGRDKGNYPKSLVDLYTYNGKLYGAPKDYDTIGVYYNKALFDAAGLAYPKAGWTWEEFQADAKKLSDPAKGVWGTASAPYGQMTFYNTILQAGGHIISSDGKTSGYDSPEALQGINFWNDLIKNGSSPSLQQITDTWPGDTFSSGKMGMFWDGSWAAGTYSKADGLKGHVGVAPLPAGPDSNVSVIHGLANVANAKSKNVGWAEKLAAFLSGKQSAEIQATTGTVIPAYNGTQQDWVKALPDLDAQIFLDEAKVAAPYPISKNTAVWNAFEATQINNIYSGKTTPEQGLQDLAKQMNDALAKE from the coding sequence ATGCCTCACCGATTCGTGGTCGCGACAAGCGTCGCCGCCGCCGCCGCGGTCGCCCTCAGCGCCTGCTCGGCATCGTCGAGCGCCGCCGACGGCGGCTTGTCGAAGGGTCCCGTGACGCTGAACTACGCGATCTGGGACCAGAATCAGCAGCCCGCTCTGAAGAAGGCCGCGGATGAGTTCACCAAGTCGAACCCGAACGTCAAGGTCGACATCGTGGTCGTTCCCGCGAAGGACTATTGGACGAAACTGCAGACGCAGCTGACCGCGGGCGCGGGCCCGGACGTGTTCTGGCTGAACGGTCCGAACTTCCAGCTGTACGCCTCGAACAACCAGCTCGCCCCCCTGGATGACGCCGTGGGCCGAGACAAGGGCAACTACCCGAAGTCCCTCGTCGACCTGTACACCTACAACGGCAAGCTGTATGGGGCTCCGAAGGACTACGACACCATCGGTGTCTATTACAACAAGGCGCTGTTCGATGCCGCCGGCCTCGCCTACCCCAAGGCGGGATGGACGTGGGAGGAGTTCCAGGCCGACGCGAAGAAGCTGTCCGATCCGGCCAAGGGCGTGTGGGGCACCGCATCCGCCCCGTACGGCCAGATGACGTTCTACAACACGATCCTGCAGGCCGGCGGCCACATCATCAGCAGCGACGGCAAGACGTCCGGCTACGACTCGCCCGAGGCGCTGCAGGGGATCAACTTCTGGAACGACCTGATCAAGAACGGCTCCTCGCCGAGCCTGCAGCAGATCACGGACACCTGGCCGGGCGACACGTTCAGCTCGGGCAAGATGGGCATGTTCTGGGACGGTTCCTGGGCCGCGGGCACGTACAGCAAGGCGGACGGTCTGAAGGGTCACGTGGGCGTGGCACCTCTGCCGGCCGGTCCGGACAGCAACGTCTCTGTCATCCACGGTCTCGCGAACGTCGCCAATGCGAAGTCCAAGAACGTCGGCTGGGCCGAGAAGCTCGCCGCGTTCCTGAGCGGCAAGCAGTCCGCGGAGATCCAGGCCACGACCGGCACCGTCATCCCCGCGTACAACGGCACCCAGCAGGACTGGGTGAAGGCGCTGCCCGACCTGGACGCACAGATCTTCCTGGACGAGGCGAAGGTGGCTGCTCCCTACCCGATCTCCAAGAACACGGCGGTGTGGAACGCCTTCGAGGCCACGCAGATCAACAACATCTACTCGGGGAAGACCACCCCGGAGCAGGGGCTGCAGGACCTCGCGAAGCAGATGAACGACGCGCTCGCCAAGGAGTAG
- a CDS encoding LacI family DNA-binding transcriptional regulator, giving the protein MTIRDVATLADVSVATASYALTGSRARGARVSSETRARVEAAARELEYSPNSMARSVRTGRTGVLQLVLHMLSDPWTVGIAESVTALAPQHGLTALIAVDTDYSAALKRVEFDAAFVAAAVGSTPEECVEQLGAVAGKVAIYSSTLEPRGFDVVRFDDRRASEIAMTHLLERHRAIGFLASQYGGEQDQRLNAYRAMMADAGIPVPDGYIQPYERNLVDPYRAAHELLGRPDRPTAVFASADFAGYATMQVARERGLRVPEDVAVIGIGDAAQSAAVGLSSVGSPELGRQIAEFLFERADRPDTPPGRLLDLQLELFARQSTVGS; this is encoded by the coding sequence GTGACCATCCGCGATGTGGCGACGCTCGCCGATGTCTCGGTGGCCACCGCGTCTTATGCGCTGACCGGCTCGCGGGCCCGCGGTGCGCGCGTGTCGTCGGAGACCAGGGCCCGCGTCGAAGCGGCCGCCCGCGAGCTCGAGTACAGCCCGAACTCGATGGCGAGATCGGTCCGCACCGGACGCACGGGCGTTCTCCAGCTGGTGCTGCACATGCTGAGCGATCCCTGGACCGTGGGCATCGCGGAATCCGTGACCGCCCTGGCCCCCCAGCACGGGCTCACGGCGCTGATCGCGGTCGACACGGACTACTCCGCGGCGCTGAAGCGCGTCGAATTCGACGCGGCGTTCGTCGCCGCAGCGGTCGGCTCCACCCCCGAGGAGTGCGTCGAGCAGCTCGGGGCGGTGGCGGGCAAGGTGGCGATCTACTCGTCCACTCTCGAGCCCCGCGGGTTCGACGTCGTGCGCTTCGACGACCGGCGCGCGAGCGAGATCGCGATGACGCACCTGCTCGAGCGGCATCGGGCGATCGGCTTCCTCGCCTCGCAGTACGGCGGCGAGCAGGACCAGCGCTTGAACGCGTATCGGGCGATGATGGCGGATGCGGGCATCCCCGTGCCGGACGGGTACATCCAGCCTTACGAGCGGAATCTCGTGGATCCCTACCGAGCGGCACACGAGCTCCTCGGCAGGCCCGACCGCCCTACCGCTGTCTTCGCGTCGGCCGACTTCGCCGGGTACGCGACCATGCAGGTCGCGCGAGAGCGCGGGCTCCGGGTTCCCGAAGACGTCGCGGTGATCGGCATCGGCGATGCCGCGCAGTCCGCCGCGGTCGGGTTGAGCTCGGTCGGGTCGCCGGAGCTCGGACGCCAGATCGCCGAGTTCCTGTTCGAGCGGGCAGATCGCCCGGATACTCCGCCCGGCCGATTGCTCGACCTGCAGCTGGAACTGTTCGCGCGTCAGTCGACGGTGGGCAGCTGA
- a CDS encoding DMT family transporter, whose product MNSTTHPRSASGRAVVVMSVGLVLLLSATWVVSAHLVQHEPPDAVATGRSMLSCIGLALIALRSRSTITRSLSQLVRRPRVLLVSGILGVSAYSTASLSAIALVGASITNLIVAMVPTLTLVIGHIFLAHRHRPAAIAAVALTVVGAVVYALGSFHHKEVSPVVVVMGIGAGIIALCAASLYGLHYAHISRGHVPDDLLLGIFLFGTAGLLAMQAVSGRLPGLLSLPISAWLWLAVLGIAIYVPVYFLQHRLIHEKGAVFAATLSLAVPIVVRIENIALRQEPWPGPPEVIGMIVCLAGVAVIVRSGVRRGA is encoded by the coding sequence ATGAACAGCACGACGCATCCGCGATCTGCGTCCGGCCGGGCCGTCGTGGTCATGTCGGTGGGCCTGGTCCTCCTCCTGTCTGCGACGTGGGTCGTGTCCGCCCACCTCGTCCAGCACGAGCCACCGGATGCCGTGGCCACGGGCAGGTCGATGCTGAGCTGCATCGGCCTCGCCCTCATCGCGCTCCGCAGTCGGTCGACGATCACGCGCTCGCTCAGCCAACTCGTGCGGAGGCCACGGGTCCTGCTCGTCAGCGGCATCCTCGGGGTCAGCGCGTACTCCACCGCATCCCTCAGCGCCATCGCCCTCGTCGGTGCGTCGATCACGAATCTGATCGTTGCCATGGTTCCGACCCTCACGCTCGTGATCGGCCACATCTTCTTGGCGCACCGCCATCGACCAGCGGCGATCGCGGCGGTCGCGCTGACGGTCGTCGGCGCCGTGGTGTACGCGCTCGGCTCGTTCCATCACAAGGAGGTCTCGCCGGTCGTGGTGGTCATGGGCATCGGAGCCGGCATCATCGCTTTGTGCGCGGCATCCCTCTACGGTCTGCACTATGCCCACATCTCGCGCGGGCACGTGCCCGATGATCTGCTGCTCGGGATCTTCCTGTTCGGCACGGCGGGTCTGCTGGCGATGCAGGCCGTGTCCGGCCGGCTCCCTGGGCTCCTCTCGCTCCCCATCTCCGCCTGGCTGTGGCTCGCCGTGCTCGGAATCGCGATCTACGTTCCGGTCTACTTCCTGCAGCATCGCCTCATCCATGAGAAGGGCGCGGTGTTCGCCGCGACACTCTCGCTCGCGGTCCCGATCGTCGTTCGCATCGAGAACATCGCGCTGCGTCAGGAGCCGTGGCCCGGGCCGCCCGAGGTCATCGGCATGATCGTCTGTCTCGCCGGTGTTGCCGTGATCGTCCGCAGCGGGGTCCGGCGGGGCGCCTAG